Part of the Deltaproteobacteria bacterium genome is shown below.
TAGCAAATTATCCGCCGCACTGTCCACAAGCCCGCCAGGGCCGGCGCTTTTCAAGCTTTTGCCCTCCACCCCCAATTTGTATATACACGCGCCCTGACCATCGTGAGCACCATGCACAATCCGTTTCAATCCCTGAAAAAAGATCAAAGGATCAAGGCGTCCCTGGGCAAACGAGCCCGCGCGCGGCAGGAAAAGGCATCCACCGGCGATGACGTCCTCTTCCTGGGGGCCATGTCCGACGTGGCCCCCCTGGCCAAGGGCGGTCGGGAGGTGACGCCGCCAGCCGCCGTCACCAAGGCCAACCTGTCCGAGCCGAAAACATTCGCCCGCTTGCTCGAGGAAAATGTCGAATTCGAAATGGAGCACACCCACGAATTCATTTCCGGCTTGATCAAGGGGCTGGACGCCAAAATTTTCCGCAAGCTGAAAAATGGCCAATACAGCGTGCAAGGGCACCTGGACCTGCACGGCATGAACACGGAACAGGCCAAACTTGGGGTCCAGGAATTTCTGCGCCGAGCCTACATGGAGGGCAAACGCTGT
Proteins encoded:
- a CDS encoding DNA mismatch repair protein MutS — translated: MHNPFQSLKKDQRIKASLGKRARARQEKASTGDDVLFLGAMSDVAPLAKGGREVTPPAAVTKANLSEPKTFARLLEENVEFEMEHTHEFISGLIKGLDAKIFRKLKNGQYSVQGHLDLHGMNTEQAKLGVQEFLRRAYMEGKRCVLIIPGRGRNSPLGQGVLRQELSTWLTQAPLKRIVLAFATALPRHGGAGALYLLLRQARKDKGKIIWEDIFTDLEG